A stretch of the Massilia sp. W12 genome encodes the following:
- the argJ gene encoding bifunctional glutamate N-acetyltransferase/amino-acid acetyltransferase ArgJ: MSSDAFAQIRISEPADGDPAQTRYAFHSVTEQREIELAPDLSQQPSGLRSAAVMAGIKYPGVYDMTLVALDAPGPAAGIFTKNRSASSSVLLDREHLADGRGQALVVISKNANVFTPTDRADAERICSQAAELLGIAKQDVMISCTGVIGVSLPMPTVEAGLQQAAAALQPGLQDNVAKAILTTDKGPKTCSAAFGEVRIAGMAKGAGMIEPNMATMLVYFFTNLDLPADKLQASLQRISDRTFNSISVDSDTSTSDSLILFSTGAVPYSDALYADFEAALAAMMSKLSREVVFGAEGANKLIEARVSKAGDEQQARQVAKFIINSPLVKTAVFGADPNWGRVVMALGKPGQTRDYPIDPKGVVIKMDGAVLFSGGAAVPLDLAGLSARMKARKKLDIEVELGEGDAAWTAWGCDLSYDYVKTNADYTS; this comes from the coding sequence ATGAGTTCTGATGCCTTTGCGCAGATCCGGATCAGTGAGCCGGCAGACGGCGATCCGGCGCAAACCCGCTACGCCTTTCACTCTGTGACCGAACAGCGCGAAATTGAACTGGCGCCGGATTTATCGCAGCAACCATCCGGCTTGCGCAGCGCCGCCGTGATGGCCGGCATCAAATATCCGGGCGTCTATGATATGACGCTGGTGGCGCTGGATGCGCCCGGCCCTGCCGCCGGGATTTTCACAAAAAACCGCAGCGCCTCTTCTTCCGTGCTGCTGGACCGCGAACACCTGGCGGATGGCCGGGGCCAGGCGCTGGTGGTGATTTCCAAGAACGCCAATGTATTCACCCCGACCGACCGCGCCGACGCCGAGCGTATTTGCAGCCAGGCGGCGGAATTGCTGGGCATCGCCAAGCAGGACGTGATGATTTCCTGCACCGGCGTGATTGGCGTCTCGCTGCCGATGCCGACCGTGGAAGCCGGCTTGCAGCAAGCCGCCGCCGCACTGCAGCCCGGCTTGCAAGACAACGTGGCAAAAGCGATTCTGACCACAGATAAAGGCCCGAAAACCTGTTCCGCCGCCTTCGGCGAGGTGCGCATCGCCGGCATGGCCAAGGGCGCCGGCATGATCGAGCCGAATATGGCCACCATGCTGGTGTATTTCTTCACCAACCTGGATCTGCCGGCAGACAAACTGCAAGCCAGCCTGCAACGCATCTCCGACCGCACGTTTAACAGCATCAGCGTGGATAGCGACACCAGCACCAGCGATTCACTGATTCTGTTCTCAACCGGCGCCGTGCCCTACTCCGACGCGCTGTACGCCGATTTTGAAGCCGCGCTGGCGGCGATGATGAGCAAGCTCTCGCGTGAAGTGGTGTTTGGCGCAGAAGGGGCGAACAAGCTGATCGAAGCGCGCGTCAGCAAAGCCGGTGATGAGCAGCAGGCGCGCCAGGTGGCGAAATTCATCATCAATTCGCCGCTGGTGAAAACCGCCGTCTTTGGCGCAGACCCGAACTGGGGCCGGGTGGTGATGGCTTTAGGCAAGCCGGGCCAGACGCGCGATTACCCGATTGACCCCAAGGGCGTGGTGATCAAGATGGACGGCGCGGTGCTGTTTTCCGGCGGCGCAGCCGTGCCGCTGGATCTGGCCGGACTCTCGGCCCGCATGAAAGCGCGCAAAAAGCTGGATATCGAAGTCGAACTCGGTGAAGGCGACGCCGCCTGGACTGCCTGGGGCTGCGATTTGAGTTATGACTATGTGAAGACGAACGCGGATTACACCAGCTGA
- a CDS encoding aminotransferase class III-fold pyridoxal phosphate-dependent enzyme — MPKELHADWEARARASLAGTVTHDSWICDFDPIVFSHANGPYKWDVNGKRYLDLWMGHGAMMLGHNRAEVSQALIAQASRGTHLSGNHALLVRWAEQVVQMIPSAEQVRFCASGTEATLLALRLARACTGRQYIVRVDGHFHGWHDESLSAFASNWPIGSHPHAASHIRLARAGSIDSVTELLQDHLVAALILEPGGGSSGLLPYDPEYLKAIRQACNASGTLLIFDEVMSGFRYAPGGVQEISKVMPDITTLSKVLCGGLPGAALVGRSDIMQCFDIDSQRKVAHSGTFNGNPLAAAAGLATLQILQDGSMQNAVNLRTAQFVTALNHTAQKHNLDLRLFHQASIIHIVLGAVAAGTAVKPSAEVIPLIKGNTPAYNLLRREFLAAGIDMHRTHGWLSCEHSDTVLDEAVEAANQAFGRLAGNARFQQLCPLV, encoded by the coding sequence ATGCCGAAAGAATTACACGCAGACTGGGAGGCGCGAGCGCGCGCCTCGCTCGCCGGAACCGTGACACATGACAGCTGGATCTGTGATTTTGATCCCATCGTGTTTTCCCATGCAAATGGCCCATATAAATGGGATGTGAACGGAAAGCGCTATCTCGACTTGTGGATGGGGCATGGCGCAATGATGTTAGGACATAATCGAGCCGAAGTCAGCCAAGCATTAATCGCACAGGCTTCCCGTGGGACGCATCTGTCCGGCAACCATGCATTGCTGGTGCGTTGGGCGGAACAAGTGGTGCAAATGATTCCGAGCGCAGAGCAAGTCCGCTTTTGCGCTTCCGGCACCGAAGCCACCCTATTGGCGCTGCGTCTGGCGCGCGCGTGCACAGGTCGCCAATACATTGTCCGCGTTGACGGTCACTTCCATGGCTGGCACGATGAATCGCTCTCCGCATTCGCTTCAAACTGGCCAATCGGCTCACATCCGCACGCTGCCTCCCACATCCGTCTGGCACGCGCCGGGTCAATTGATTCCGTGACTGAGTTGTTGCAGGATCATCTGGTCGCTGCATTGATACTGGAGCCGGGTGGCGGCAGCAGCGGCTTGCTTCCTTACGACCCGGAATATTTAAAAGCGATCCGCCAAGCTTGCAACGCCAGTGGTACGCTGCTCATTTTTGATGAGGTGATGAGCGGTTTCCGTTACGCTCCCGGGGGCGTGCAGGAAATTTCAAAAGTAATGCCGGATATCACCACGCTGTCCAAGGTATTATGTGGCGGATTGCCAGGTGCAGCCCTTGTCGGTCGCTCTGACATCATGCAATGCTTTGATATCGACAGCCAACGTAAAGTCGCCCATAGCGGCACATTCAATGGCAATCCGCTGGCCGCTGCAGCCGGCTTGGCAACATTGCAAATTCTGCAGGATGGATCTATGCAGAACGCCGTCAACTTGCGAACTGCCCAATTTGTGACTGCGCTCAACCATACTGCACAGAAGCACAACCTGGATTTGCGTTTATTCCATCAGGCCTCAATCATCCACATCGTGCTGGGCGCGGTTGCCGCCGGGACTGCGGTAAAACCCTCGGCGGAAGTGATTCCACTGATCAAGGGCAATACGCCAGCATATAATCTGTTGCGCCGCGAGTTTTTGGCGGCTGGCATTGATATGCACCGCACGCATGGCTGGTTGAGTTGTGAACATAGCGATACAGTGCTGGACGAGGCGGTCGAGGCAGCGAATCAGGCATTTGGCCGATTGGCTGGAAACGCCCGTTTTCAGCAGTTATGCCCGCTCGTTTAG
- a CDS encoding aldehyde dehydrogenase family protein — protein MLEISHYINGKTYAGNSQQYFHSINPATEEPLAVVQAATEEDVAIAILAAREAFDHGPWKRMTVQERGAYLHAIADAMQARLAELASLESQDTGLVHTLCLYGALPRAIEHFRFFAEEGKRIFGKCVPVGNSYWNVSIPTPLGVIGIVTPWNAPMTVSTINLAAALISGNTCVIKPSEVAPVTTAILGEIFTQVGLPPGVVNIVQGPGQPCGSALIKSKLIDGVCFVGGTDIGKEVLRYSANTVRRTLLELGGKSPTVILADADLEKAVDGAMLSCFSSNGQVCIAGSRIIIEAAAYDQFVESLVHRTNNMKVGAPQNLETEMGPLVSRQHLQHVMGYIERAKQDGVQLACGGVRPPEFDKGFYLRPTVFTGVDNKYAMAQEEIFGPVVCVIKANNAEHAIEIANDTSMGLAGMVWSRDLSKAIHYARQIKAGTVGVNSTVIRDIRSPFGGMKESGIGMIGGEWSIAQYTNWQTICLPIEPYAFPRYGL, from the coding sequence ATGCTTGAAATTTCGCACTATATAAACGGCAAGACGTACGCTGGCAATTCACAACAATATTTCCACTCCATCAACCCGGCAACCGAAGAGCCGCTTGCCGTGGTGCAGGCAGCGACCGAAGAAGATGTTGCAATCGCAATCCTGGCGGCCCGCGAAGCGTTTGATCATGGACCTTGGAAAAGAATGACGGTGCAAGAGCGCGGCGCGTATTTACATGCCATCGCCGACGCAATGCAAGCCCGCCTTGCGGAACTGGCAAGCCTGGAAAGCCAGGACACGGGCTTGGTGCATACGCTTTGCTTATATGGAGCCCTGCCAAGAGCGATTGAGCACTTCCGTTTTTTTGCCGAGGAAGGTAAGCGGATTTTCGGCAAATGCGTCCCGGTTGGCAACTCGTATTGGAATGTTTCCATTCCCACGCCGCTCGGCGTGATCGGCATCGTGACACCATGGAATGCGCCAATGACGGTTTCCACCATAAATCTTGCCGCCGCCCTGATCAGTGGCAACACATGTGTGATCAAACCTTCTGAAGTAGCACCTGTCACCACCGCCATACTGGGCGAGATATTCACCCAGGTCGGTTTGCCGCCTGGAGTAGTCAACATTGTCCAGGGACCGGGACAGCCTTGCGGCAGCGCTCTGATTAAAAGCAAATTAATCGATGGCGTGTGTTTTGTCGGCGGCACCGATATCGGCAAAGAAGTTTTGCGTTACTCCGCCAACACAGTCAGAAGAACACTGCTGGAATTGGGCGGCAAGTCTCCGACCGTGATTTTGGCCGACGCCGACTTGGAAAAAGCAGTCGATGGAGCCATGCTCAGTTGCTTCTCAAGCAATGGTCAAGTATGCATCGCAGGTTCTCGCATCATTATCGAAGCAGCGGCGTACGATCAATTCGTTGAATCTTTGGTGCATAGAACAAATAATATGAAAGTCGGCGCCCCTCAAAATCTGGAAACCGAAATGGGGCCACTGGTCAGCCGGCAGCATCTGCAGCATGTGATGGGATACATTGAACGCGCGAAACAGGATGGGGTACAACTGGCCTGCGGTGGCGTACGCCCCCCGGAATTCGACAAAGGGTTTTATCTACGTCCCACGGTATTCACCGGGGTTGATAATAAATACGCTATGGCGCAGGAGGAAATCTTTGGCCCGGTGGTATGCGTAATTAAAGCCAATAATGCAGAACATGCGATTGAAATTGCAAATGATACATCGATGGGCTTAGCCGGCATGGTGTGGAGCCGGGACTTATCGAAAGCGATTCACTACGCACGTCAGATCAAAGCGGGGACGGTAGGGGTCAATTCAACCGTAATTCGCGACATCCGCAGCCCTTTTGGAGGGATGAAAGAAAGCGGCATCGGGATGATCGGTGGCGAATGGAGTATCGCCCAATACACTAATTGGCAAACCATTTGCCTGCCCATCGAGCCATATGCTTTTCCCCGCTACGGCCTATAA
- a CDS encoding HlyD family efflux transporter periplasmic adaptor subunit, with the protein MPVPTRILAAGGLLIGACLLALLFFGSYTRRSTVSGQLLPDAGLIRVYAPQSGVALNVMARPGEQVAQGAPLIELSNEQHLPLIGNSLAEQSAQIAARRHSLEIEIQQTSRLQREQILALQQKIAGLQSEVRSLQMQIDNQQSRVKLAQDAMLRARQLASQQFIALEQLQTREAESLEQSNLLQGQLREKLKLENQIKEAQANLAESPLLHEKQLAQLKRAQAAAAEEYSVSEARRGLILRAPQAGVVSAVALERGQSADPARPLMHIVPNNARLQAELYVSNRAIGFIRVGSPVLLRYQAFPYQKFGHAKGRVSSVSRVALPPHEVQGAINAGNDSLHKVVVKLESQTVRAYGRDEALQSGMQLEADILQERRRLYEWVLDPLLSVSGKL; encoded by the coding sequence ATGCCCGTGCCCACCCGCATCCTGGCTGCAGGCGGCTTGTTAATTGGCGCGTGTTTATTAGCACTGCTCTTCTTTGGCAGTTATACCCGGCGCAGTACTGTCAGCGGTCAGTTACTGCCGGATGCAGGGCTGATCAGAGTATATGCGCCGCAAAGCGGAGTTGCGCTGAACGTAATGGCGCGTCCCGGCGAGCAGGTGGCGCAGGGGGCGCCACTGATTGAGTTAAGTAATGAACAGCATCTCCCGCTGATCGGCAACAGTCTGGCTGAACAGAGCGCCCAAATTGCCGCGCGCCGTCATTCACTTGAAATCGAGATTCAACAAACTTCCCGCCTGCAGCGCGAGCAAATCCTGGCTTTGCAGCAGAAAATCGCCGGTCTGCAAAGCGAAGTCCGCAGCCTGCAAATGCAGATTGACAACCAACAATCTAGAGTTAAATTAGCGCAAGATGCAATGTTGCGCGCCCGCCAACTCGCATCGCAGCAATTCATCGCCCTGGAACAATTACAGACGCGCGAAGCGGAGAGCTTGGAACAGAGCAATTTGTTACAAGGACAACTCAGAGAAAAGTTAAAGCTTGAGAATCAAATCAAAGAAGCACAAGCAAACTTGGCGGAATCGCCTTTACTGCATGAAAAGCAACTGGCCCAGCTCAAGCGCGCGCAAGCCGCTGCAGCCGAGGAATATTCAGTCAGCGAAGCACGGCGAGGACTGATCCTGCGCGCTCCGCAAGCAGGCGTGGTAAGTGCGGTTGCTCTGGAGCGTGGCCAAAGCGCAGATCCGGCGCGCCCCCTGATGCACATTGTGCCAAATAACGCGCGCCTACAAGCCGAATTGTATGTCTCCAACCGCGCAATCGGTTTTATACGCGTCGGCTCACCGGTTTTATTGCGCTATCAAGCCTTCCCATATCAGAAATTCGGTCACGCCAAGGGCCGGGTGAGCTCAGTTTCACGGGTGGCTTTGCCACCTCACGAAGTGCAGGGCGCAATCAACGCCGGCAACGACAGCTTGCACAAGGTGGTAGTAAAACTTGAGTCGCAAACAGTACGAGCCTATGGGCGGGATGAAGCATTGCAGAGCGGGATGCAATTGGAAGCCGATATATTGCAGGAACGTCGCCGTCTTTACGAATGGGTGCTGGATCCCCTGCTGAGCGTCAGCGGCAAACTTTAA
- a CDS encoding peroxiredoxin has protein sequence MTRDIHTIPDDLPHPPDDHLADHLPGMRLPQIRLMSTSGVLLDISAQPGLLALFIYPRTGVPGKPPIVSDWDSIPGARGCTPQTCSFRDLFDEYTALKIAVFGMSVQSTEYQSEMAQRLHLPFPVLSDEKLAFTHALRLPTFTVAEQVLQKRCALAVRNGVILKAFYPVYPPEKNGREVLQYFHELLASG, from the coding sequence ATGACGCGCGACATACACACCATTCCAGACGATTTACCACATCCGCCAGATGATCATCTGGCGGATCATTTGCCCGGTATGCGGCTGCCGCAGATTAGACTGATGTCCACCTCCGGTGTGCTGCTTGACATCTCTGCGCAGCCAGGCTTGCTAGCTTTATTTATCTATCCACGCACCGGAGTTCCGGGTAAACCGCCCATCGTTTCAGACTGGGACAGCATCCCTGGCGCAAGGGGTTGCACGCCGCAAACTTGCAGCTTCAGGGATTTGTTCGACGAATATACAGCCCTCAAAATTGCCGTGTTCGGAATGAGCGTGCAGAGCACCGAATATCAAAGCGAGATGGCGCAACGCCTGCACCTCCCATTCCCTGTTTTGAGTGATGAAAAGTTAGCTTTCACCCATGCACTTCGCTTACCGACGTTCACTGTTGCAGAGCAGGTTTTGCAAAAACGCTGTGCACTGGCGGTTCGTAACGGAGTCATCCTGAAAGCGTTTTACCCGGTTTACCCCCCAGAGAAAAATGGGCGGGAAGTCTTGCAATACTTCCATGAACTGCTGGCATCTGGTTAA
- a CDS encoding iron-containing redox enzyme family protein, translated as MQYPILRSGAALIHHPETSKTHIALNGLEVAVSGFSHASLEKFLLAMNGNEELEKLIHDHAMAPEATKAIIRDLQRLDLIKVLDKPCQLTISPSDFAAACRNIFPIWKKNVFHHDFWVRLTDGSASRTEFMGWLLENFYFIEGATIRLSAVSAACKHKKMRQHFSKHFTEEYNHHHFFMKALKLAGMTEQQVRQHNPLPSTMAIMNHMRECARRDPISYAACSAFLESTGENRVSSMQFFDLLSKHFDTDKIGIIKPLVDHAHLDEDYGHNDWLEKICAELPVLEMERANQALQSARTLVEHLSAWSDDMQKHYGAKTLEEALRPHSFRQFN; from the coding sequence ATGCAGTATCCCATCCTCAGATCCGGTGCAGCGTTGATTCACCATCCCGAGACATCAAAGACCCACATTGCACTTAATGGCTTGGAAGTGGCTGTCAGCGGATTTTCTCACGCCTCTCTTGAAAAATTCTTGCTAGCCATGAATGGAAATGAGGAGCTTGAAAAATTAATACATGATCATGCGATGGCTCCTGAAGCCACAAAAGCAATTATTAGAGATCTACAGAGGCTTGATTTAATTAAAGTTCTGGATAAACCATGTCAGCTCACAATTTCCCCAAGCGACTTCGCCGCAGCTTGCCGGAACATCTTTCCAATTTGGAAAAAAAATGTTTTCCACCACGATTTCTGGGTGCGGCTGACTGATGGCTCAGCCAGCCGGACTGAATTTATGGGCTGGTTGCTGGAAAATTTCTATTTTATCGAAGGCGCCACAATCCGCCTCTCCGCAGTCAGTGCGGCGTGCAAGCATAAAAAAATGCGTCAACACTTTTCAAAACACTTCACTGAAGAATACAATCATCATCACTTCTTCATGAAAGCGCTGAAGTTAGCGGGAATGACTGAGCAACAAGTTAGACAGCATAACCCACTTCCCAGCACAATGGCGATCATGAATCACATGCGCGAGTGCGCGCGTCGTGATCCGATTTCCTACGCAGCATGCTCTGCGTTCCTGGAATCGACCGGTGAAAATCGCGTTTCCTCCATGCAATTTTTTGACTTGCTGAGCAAACACTTTGACACTGATAAAATCGGCATCATCAAACCGCTGGTAGATCATGCGCATTTGGATGAAGATTACGGTCACAATGACTGGCTGGAAAAAATTTGCGCTGAATTGCCTGTTTTGGAAATGGAGCGCGCGAATCAAGCGCTGCAATCTGCGCGTACGCTCGTTGAGCACTTATCGGCTTGGTCCGATGATATGCAGAAACATTATGGCGCAAAAACATTGGAAGAGGCCTTACGGCCGCATTCATTCCGTCAATTCAACTGA
- a CDS encoding group II truncated hemoglobin: protein MDQSSQIPCNSNSQKITPYQLLGGEEAVRALVDRFYDLMELEEEFAGIRALHPQDMSGSRDKLFWFLSGWLGGPDLFVARFGHPRLRARHLPYSIASSERDQWLRCMAWAMQEQGVAQDLQLRLMQAFYQTADWMRNTQG from the coding sequence ATGGATCAAAGCAGCCAAATCCCTTGCAACAGCAATTCACAGAAAATCACTCCATATCAATTACTCGGAGGCGAAGAAGCAGTGCGCGCCCTGGTTGACCGTTTTTATGATTTGATGGAGTTGGAAGAGGAGTTCGCCGGCATCCGCGCCCTGCATCCGCAGGATATGAGCGGCTCACGCGATAAATTATTCTGGTTTTTATCCGGCTGGCTGGGCGGGCCGGATCTGTTTGTCGCGCGCTTCGGCCATCCGCGCCTGCGCGCGCGCCATCTGCCCTACAGCATCGCCAGCAGCGAGCGCGACCAATGGCTGCGCTGTATGGCCTGGGCCATGCAGGAACAGGGCGTGGCGCAAGATTTGCAATTGCGCCTGATGCAGGCTTTTTACCAAACCGCAGACTGGATGCGTAACACCCAAGGCTGA
- a CDS encoding peptidase domain-containing ABC transporter, with the protein MTGDTMTILEQLTLGLRRKLRPVLQSESSECGLACLCMIADWHGFHSDLASMRNRFQVSQKGMHLQGLMQSAQRLGLHTRALKLDLADLRNLRLPCILHWEFNHFVILEGLSGDKVRIIDPAIGRRELKIEQFSHSFTGVALELWPAPEFRNGEEKQRVRLRDLVGQVHGMGSALIQVIMLALALEIFVLVNPLFLQWVIDHVVVSADYDLLAIMALGFAFLTLVQHLIGAARSWVLLFIGAQLNLQWRANVLSHLLRLPVHFFEKRHIGDLVSRTGAVDVMQRTLTSSFIEALLDGVMVLVIVAMMMLYSPLLSAVALGYMALYALLRWSSYHALRSANEEHIVHSARQNSHFLETLRGIKAIKLFQRQHERNNAWQGLLTNQINADLRGQKYMLMFRVANSALFGLAGIAIIWLGAKLVLAGNFSVGAFMAFHAYKVQFNGRTVSLIDKLFELHMLQLQGERLADIVLSKAEDEDQHSLPHAKTAEGGGAPTTSPMIEVKNLRYRYSEQEPWVLDGLNASIRPGESLAITGPSGCGKSTFFNLLLGVLPATEGEILIDGKPLHKYGLSAFRQQVACVMQDDSLFAGSLAENICFFDPQPDLDWAQECARMASIHEDISAMPMGYNTLVGDMGTVLSGGQKQRVLLARALYRRPRVLFLDEATSHLDPAREQQVNAALKQLSITRISIAHRTETIQSADRILAMDQYKTR; encoded by the coding sequence ATGACGGGCGATACCATGACAATTTTAGAACAACTTACACTTGGCCTGCGCCGCAAATTGCGCCCGGTCTTGCAAAGCGAATCAAGTGAGTGTGGCTTGGCGTGCCTGTGCATGATTGCTGACTGGCACGGTTTTCATTCCGATTTAGCCAGCATGCGCAACCGCTTTCAAGTTTCACAGAAAGGCATGCATTTACAAGGTTTGATGCAAAGCGCGCAACGCCTGGGATTGCATACCCGCGCTTTAAAACTTGATTTAGCAGACTTACGCAATCTGCGCCTGCCCTGCATCCTGCATTGGGAATTCAATCATTTTGTCATTCTCGAAGGCTTGTCCGGTGATAAAGTCCGTATCATCGACCCCGCCATTGGACGACGCGAATTGAAAATCGAACAATTCTCACACTCTTTCACCGGTGTCGCGCTTGAACTCTGGCCTGCGCCGGAATTCAGAAATGGAGAGGAAAAGCAGCGTGTGCGTCTGCGCGATTTAGTAGGACAGGTGCATGGCATGGGATCTGCGCTGATCCAAGTCATCATGCTGGCCTTGGCGCTGGAAATATTTGTCTTGGTCAACCCCTTGTTCTTGCAATGGGTGATTGACCATGTGGTGGTGTCCGCTGATTACGATTTGTTGGCGATCATGGCCTTGGGCTTTGCCTTCTTGACACTGGTGCAGCATCTGATCGGGGCGGCGCGCAGCTGGGTCTTATTATTCATCGGCGCCCAGCTGAATTTACAATGGCGCGCAAATGTTCTGTCGCACTTATTGCGCCTGCCGGTACATTTTTTTGAAAAGCGGCATATTGGCGACCTCGTGTCCCGAACCGGTGCAGTAGACGTGATGCAGCGCACGCTGACCAGCTCATTCATTGAAGCATTGCTGGATGGTGTGATGGTGCTGGTAATTGTCGCCATGATGATGCTTTACAGCCCGCTACTGTCGGCAGTAGCACTTGGCTATATGGCGCTATATGCCTTGTTGCGCTGGAGCTCATATCACGCTTTGCGCAGTGCCAACGAAGAGCATATCGTACACTCAGCGCGCCAAAATAGCCATTTCCTGGAAACATTGCGTGGTATTAAAGCAATCAAACTGTTCCAACGCCAGCACGAGCGCAACAATGCTTGGCAAGGTTTGCTGACCAATCAAATCAACGCCGACTTGCGCGGGCAAAAATACATGTTAATGTTCCGCGTGGCTAACAGCGCCCTGTTTGGACTGGCTGGCATCGCAATTATCTGGCTTGGAGCAAAGCTGGTGCTCGCCGGGAATTTTTCGGTCGGCGCATTCATGGCGTTTCATGCTTACAAAGTTCAATTCAATGGTCGTACAGTGTCCCTGATCGATAAACTGTTTGAATTACACATGTTGCAACTGCAAGGTGAGCGTTTAGCTGACATTGTGCTCAGCAAAGCAGAGGATGAAGACCAACACTCCCTGCCCCACGCGAAAACAGCAGAAGGCGGCGGTGCGCCCACCACCTCGCCAATGATTGAAGTCAAAAACTTGCGCTATCGCTACAGCGAGCAAGAACCATGGGTGTTGGACGGACTCAACGCCAGCATCCGCCCAGGCGAGTCGCTGGCGATCACTGGCCCATCCGGTTGCGGTAAAAGCACATTTTTCAATCTCTTACTTGGAGTACTTCCAGCAACTGAAGGCGAAATCCTGATCGACGGCAAACCACTGCACAAATATGGTTTATCCGCTTTTCGCCAGCAGGTAGCCTGCGTGATGCAGGATGACAGTCTGTTTGCCGGCTCATTGGCGGAGAATATCTGTTTCTTTGACCCCCAGCCTGATCTGGACTGGGCCCAGGAATGTGCGCGCATGGCTTCAATCCACGAAGACATCAGCGCCATGCCGATGGGATACAACACCTTGGTTGGCGATATGGGGACAGTCTTATCCGGCGGCCAAAAACAACGCGTACTACTGGCGCGAGCGTTATATCGTCGACCGCGCGTCCTGTTCTTGGACGAAGCAACCAGCCATTTGGACCCGGCGCGAGAACAACAGGTCAACGCGGCGCTAAAGCAATTATCAATCACCCGTATTTCGATTGCGCACCGTACAGAAACGATTCAAAGCGCGGATCGCATACTGGCAATGGACCAATACAAAACCAGATAG